A stretch of DNA from Melioribacteraceae bacterium 4301-Me:
CATCTACTATTAAAAAAACTAATTTATACGATGCTGTTAAAACAGGGATTGGAAAAATTAATGGTAAGAAAGTTGTTTTTTGTTGTATGGATTTTAATTTCATCGGTGGAAGCATGGGCTCGGTAGTAGGTGAAAAAATAGCAAGAGCTATTGATGAAGCATATAAAGATAAATTGCCACTGATTATTATTAGTCAAAGTGGCGGTGCAAGAATGATGGAAGGCGCATATTCACTAATGCAAATGGCAAAAACAAGCTCTAGACTTGCACGCTTAGCGGAAGCTAAAATCCCATTTATATCAGTTTTGACTGATCCAACTACAGGCGGCGTTACTGCAAGTTATGCAATGCTTGGCGATATAATAATTGCAGAGCCTAAGGCTTTAATTGGTTTTGCTGGCCCGCGCGTAATTAAACAAACAATTGGTAAAGATTTGCCGGAAGGATTTCAACGTTCGGAATTCCTACTCGAAAACGGCTTTATCGATTTTATTGTTAACCGCAAAGAATTAAAAGAAAAACTCTCTCTTTTAATTAACTATCTCTCATAACAAAATGTCAATTGTTATTTCTTCAGTAAAAGAAATGCATCGGCTTTCAAGTGAGTTGAAAAGGGCAAATAATAAAATTGGATTTGTCCCAACAATGGGTTATTTGCATGAAGGACATATATCACTAATTAGGGCTTCTAAAAGAAAATCTGATGCAACAGTTGTTTCTATTTTTGTAAACCCTATTCAGTTTGCACCGAATGAGGACTTTAATAAATACCCTCGTGATTTCAATAGAGATAAAAAGATGCTACAAAGTGAAGGCGTTGATGCAATCTTTTACCCAAGTTCTTCTGAAATTTATCCTGAAAACTTTCAAACTTATGTTACAGTTGAAAAAATTTCCCAAATTCTCGAGGGTACTTTTCGTCCCGCACATTTTAAGGGGGTAACAACAATTGTTAATATCCTTTTTAATTGTGTTAAGCCGGATATTGTTTTTTTTGGACAAAAAGACGCTCAACAAGCGGCAATTATCAAACAAATGATAGCAGATTTGAAAATGGATATAGAAATTTCAATAGAGCCAATTGTAAGAGAGCAAGATGGATTGGCTATGAGTTCACGAAATATTTACCTTAATGAAAAGGAAAGGAGAGATGCTTTAGTACTTTATAATTCGTTGTGTCTTGCTGAAAAACTGATTAACAGTGGTGAAAGAAATAAAGAACGCATAGTTACAGAGATGCAACTAATTATTAATTCTGTTGAATCGTCTAAAATCGATTATATTGAAATTGTTGAACAGACTACTTTTTCTATTTCTAATACACTTGAACGGGGTAAAAGTTATTATGTATTAGTTGCTTGTTGGATAGGAACTACAAGATTAATTGATAATATCCTAGTTACCATTTAAGTCATTTCTTAAATTTCTCAGTCATTTTTTTTACTATCTCAAGTGCATAATCAACTTCATCAAGGGTATTTTCTAATCCAAACGAAAACCTTATTGTTCCATTTGCATCTTCTAATGATTTACCGCTGCTTAAAATCACATGCGACGGTTTCAGTGTACCTGAAGTACAAGCAGAACCATTAGATGCTGCGATGCCATTTATATCAAGATACATTAACATTGCTTCAGAGTCGTTATTGTAAAACTCTGAACTAAAAGTAACACTTAAAATATAAGGGAAATTATTCTCGTCACCATTTATAATTAAACCATTTTTGTCTATTGTTCTTAGTCCCTCTATAAACCTTGTTCTTAATTTAGATACATACTCATAATTAGAATTCTGATGAGCATTGGAATTTTTCAAAATATTAATAGCCTCTCCTAATCCAATAATACCTGCAACATTTTCAGTGCCGCCTCTCCTATTGCGCTCTTGACTTCCGCCATAGATTAATGGTGAGATTGGAGTCCCTGACCTTACATAAGCAAAACCTATTCCTTTAGGACCGTTGATTTTATGCGCCGATGCTGTAA
This window harbors:
- the accD gene encoding acetyl-CoA carboxylase, carboxyltransferase subunit beta, with translation MNWFKRSKQNISPDSKKTDIPDGQWSKCEECGEIIHNKQLELNLWTCSKCNYHFRIGSDQYISILLDKNSFKELNKKMQSADPLEFEDTKKYSERIASTIKKTNLYDAVKTGIGKINGKKVVFCCMDFNFIGGSMGSVVGEKIARAIDEAYKDKLPLIIISQSGGARMMEGAYSLMQMAKTSSRLARLAEAKIPFISVLTDPTTGGVTASYAMLGDIIIAEPKALIGFAGPRVIKQTIGKDLPEGFQRSEFLLENGFIDFIVNRKELKEKLSLLINYLS
- the panC gene encoding pantoate--beta-alanine ligase; protein product: MSIVISSVKEMHRLSSELKRANNKIGFVPTMGYLHEGHISLIRASKRKSDATVVSIFVNPIQFAPNEDFNKYPRDFNRDKKMLQSEGVDAIFYPSSSEIYPENFQTYVTVEKISQILEGTFRPAHFKGVTTIVNILFNCVKPDIVFFGQKDAQQAAIIKQMIADLKMDIEISIEPIVREQDGLAMSSRNIYLNEKERRDALVLYNSLCLAEKLINSGERNKERIVTEMQLIINSVESSKIDYIEIVEQTTFSISNTLERGKSYYVLVACWIGTTRLIDNILVTI